A genomic segment from Blastococcus sp. PRF04-17 encodes:
- a CDS encoding acyl-CoA dehydrogenase family protein: protein MADNDLIASLAAAVDDFLRSAYDAETRRRVLSSADDRSSLVPALAELGTFAVAVGEEHGGLGLPLSALAPIFIQYGRHLLAGPMLENSLLPGAVYDHVSEEGRKLLSDAVENGSVLACLDPAVTDHWSGRLGSVTSVDGRLHGKFEAVRFGGEAMAILVVAERDGRPELYLIEPTAPGVRIEAVGSADPAVNFGRFTLDGVEGISVGDAATAPEVLARVRRWSRVLIACELSGIATRCVELAVEYAQQREQFGRVIGSFQAIKHMLADMHTDAVALHNFCEAVAGELDQLPDFEADLSAAALKAHAARVAVTVCEGAIQVHGGIGFTAEADVHWYYKRALALRAWYGDSEELEEQVGALVLDESTARTVERV from the coding sequence GTGGCTGACAACGACCTCATCGCTTCGCTTGCGGCAGCCGTCGATGACTTTCTGCGGTCCGCCTACGACGCCGAGACTCGCCGGCGTGTCCTTTCGTCGGCCGACGACCGTTCGAGCCTGGTTCCCGCTCTGGCTGAACTCGGCACGTTCGCCGTGGCCGTGGGGGAGGAGCATGGTGGGCTTGGGCTTCCGCTGTCGGCGTTGGCCCCTATCTTCATCCAGTACGGTCGTCACCTTCTCGCCGGTCCGATGCTGGAGAACTCGCTCTTGCCCGGCGCCGTGTACGACCACGTCTCCGAAGAGGGCCGCAAGCTCCTGTCGGACGCGGTAGAGAACGGGTCGGTGCTGGCGTGCCTCGATCCGGCCGTGACCGACCATTGGTCGGGACGACTCGGCTCGGTCACGAGCGTGGACGGCAGGCTGCACGGGAAGTTCGAGGCGGTTCGCTTCGGTGGTGAGGCGATGGCCATTCTTGTTGTCGCTGAGCGGGACGGCCGCCCTGAGCTCTACCTGATCGAGCCGACGGCGCCGGGGGTGCGGATCGAGGCTGTCGGCAGCGCCGACCCTGCTGTGAACTTCGGCCGGTTCACCCTCGATGGGGTCGAGGGGATTTCGGTGGGCGACGCGGCGACAGCGCCGGAGGTTCTGGCGCGAGTCCGGCGGTGGAGCCGGGTACTCATCGCTTGTGAGCTGAGTGGGATCGCCACCCGCTGCGTCGAGCTGGCCGTCGAGTACGCCCAACAGCGTGAGCAGTTTGGAAGGGTCATCGGCTCCTTCCAAGCGATCAAACACATGCTGGCGGACATGCACACCGATGCGGTCGCCCTGCACAACTTCTGTGAGGCAGTTGCCGGCGAGTTGGACCAACTCCCCGACTTCGAGGCGGACCTCAGCGCCGCGGCGTTGAAGGCTCACGCCGCAAGGGTCGCTGTCACGGTGTGCGAGGGCGCGATCCAGGTGCACGGGGGCATCGGCTTCACCGCGGAGGCCGACGTCCACTGGTACTACAAGCGAGCGCTGGCTTTGCGGGCGTGGTACGGCGACAGCGAGGAACTCGAGGAACAGGTCGGAGCGCTGGTGCTGGACGAATCGACGGCACGGACGGTCGAAAGGGTCTGA
- a CDS encoding AMP-binding protein, which produces MGTALLNASFVTESTASGAWQNNLIDAYLSDAAQAVPDRPAVVDRGRTWTYAEFDAIVDALGAALQRRGIGHGDVVSWQLPNWAEACAVHLAAIRIGAISNPIMPIYRHSETRFILEQAKSKIAFIPGVFRNFDFPEMFAEISTGLSDLETVVVLGSAQRDHEVSFEAFLDGFHGRKPEPVTRDANDLVLLLYTSGTTSAPKGALHTHNTLDYENRSIIGLLGLTQDDVVFMPSPVGHITGILYGIQMPPMLRSGVVLLDIWEPTAGLELIQEHRCAFMVAATPFLYGLVHHPLLRDYDVSSLRNFLCGGADVPPDLIFNATTALDCMVARVYGSTEYPTATSGSAADPLQKRANTDGRAIGLARIRIVDDHENDLDSGEDGELLVRGPEMFVGYLDAELNKSAFTDDGWFRTGDLGRIDADGHFEITGRKKDIIIRGGENLSAKEVEDHLFAHPKVAEVAVVGTLDPVLGERVCAVVVPEPDVAVVLAELIEWLLERKIAKQKLPESLIVLDQMPRTASGKIQKFKLRDLANDRVEVRAPS; this is translated from the coding sequence ATGGGCACCGCTCTTCTGAACGCGAGCTTCGTCACCGAGTCCACCGCGTCGGGGGCCTGGCAGAACAACCTGATCGACGCCTATCTGTCGGACGCCGCTCAGGCGGTCCCCGACCGCCCCGCTGTCGTCGACCGGGGCCGTACCTGGACCTACGCGGAGTTCGACGCCATCGTCGACGCCCTGGGCGCTGCGCTCCAGCGCCGCGGTATCGGACATGGCGATGTCGTTTCGTGGCAGTTGCCGAACTGGGCCGAGGCGTGCGCGGTCCATCTTGCCGCGATCCGGATCGGCGCGATCAGCAATCCGATCATGCCGATCTACCGCCACTCGGAGACCCGATTCATATTGGAGCAGGCGAAGTCCAAGATCGCGTTCATCCCCGGGGTCTTCCGCAACTTCGACTTCCCGGAGATGTTCGCGGAGATCTCGACGGGCTTGTCGGACTTGGAGACGGTCGTCGTTCTCGGCTCGGCACAGCGAGATCACGAGGTCTCCTTCGAGGCTTTCCTCGACGGCTTCCACGGCAGGAAGCCCGAGCCGGTCACACGCGACGCCAACGACCTGGTGCTCCTGCTGTACACCTCCGGCACGACCTCGGCCCCGAAGGGGGCGCTGCACACGCACAACACTCTCGACTACGAGAACCGAAGCATCATCGGACTGCTCGGCCTGACCCAGGACGACGTGGTGTTCATGCCGTCCCCGGTAGGACACATCACCGGCATCTTGTACGGCATCCAGATGCCGCCGATGCTGCGAAGCGGCGTCGTCCTGCTGGACATATGGGAGCCCACGGCCGGCTTGGAGCTGATCCAGGAGCATCGGTGCGCCTTCATGGTCGCGGCCACGCCCTTCCTGTACGGGCTGGTTCATCACCCCTTGCTCCGCGACTACGACGTCTCATCGCTGAGGAATTTCCTGTGTGGAGGTGCGGACGTCCCGCCGGACCTGATTTTCAACGCCACGACCGCGTTGGACTGCATGGTCGCGCGGGTGTACGGGTCGACCGAGTACCCAACCGCCACGAGCGGTAGCGCCGCGGACCCTCTGCAGAAGCGCGCCAACACCGACGGCCGTGCCATCGGCTTGGCCCGCATCAGGATCGTCGATGACCATGAGAACGACCTCGATAGCGGCGAGGACGGCGAGCTGCTCGTACGAGGCCCCGAGATGTTCGTCGGCTACCTCGATGCCGAGTTGAACAAGTCTGCGTTCACCGACGACGGGTGGTTCCGCACCGGCGACCTCGGGCGTATCGACGCTGACGGACATTTCGAGATCACCGGGCGCAAGAAGGACATCATCATTCGAGGCGGCGAGAATCTGAGCGCCAAGGAGGTCGAGGACCACCTCTTCGCTCACCCCAAGGTCGCCGAAGTCGCTGTCGTGGGCACGCTCGATCCGGTACTGGGGGAGCGTGTCTGTGCCGTCGTGGTCCCCGAGCCGGACGTGGCAGTGGTACTCGCGGAACTCATCGAGTGGCTGCTGGAACGCAAGATCGCCAAGCAGAAACTTCCCGAGAGTCTGATCGTGCTGGACCAGATGCCGCGTACAGCCAGCGGAAAGATCCAGAAGTTCAAGTTGCGTGACCTGGCCAACGACCGGGTCGAGGTAAGGGCGCCTTCTTGA
- a CDS encoding enoyl-CoA hydratase-related protein → MAQFEFIEWQENGTTATVWLNRPPANAVNQAMYVEIKEFFDNVDVHVPEARVVILAGRGKHFCGGNDLDEFKTLDPENSPGRMKEVREAFFSIYDSTKPVIAAVQGAAVGTGLAIAASCDLVVAAESARFALPEVNVGVMGGAKHLSRMVPQGMVRLMHLSGDLIPAAKLLPYGGIVDVVPDEKLYEAAQSLAESLARHSPAALRFAKQSLNAIEYMDLKSGYEFEQSLTGELSGYEDSKEALNALLERRTPVYTGR, encoded by the coding sequence GTGGCGCAGTTCGAGTTCATCGAATGGCAGGAGAACGGCACGACCGCGACGGTGTGGTTGAACCGCCCCCCGGCGAACGCGGTGAACCAGGCGATGTACGTCGAGATCAAAGAGTTCTTCGACAACGTCGACGTGCACGTGCCGGAGGCGCGGGTCGTGATTCTCGCCGGTCGGGGCAAGCACTTCTGTGGCGGCAACGACCTGGACGAGTTCAAGACGCTGGACCCGGAGAACTCGCCGGGCCGGATGAAAGAGGTGCGTGAGGCCTTCTTCTCCATCTACGACAGCACAAAGCCGGTCATTGCCGCAGTGCAGGGTGCCGCGGTCGGCACCGGGCTGGCCATCGCCGCCTCCTGTGATCTGGTGGTCGCCGCTGAGAGCGCCCGCTTCGCGCTGCCCGAGGTGAACGTCGGTGTGATGGGTGGTGCGAAGCACCTGTCGCGGATGGTGCCTCAGGGCATGGTCCGGCTGATGCACCTGAGTGGGGATCTGATTCCGGCGGCCAAGCTCCTGCCCTATGGCGGGATCGTGGATGTCGTACCCGACGAGAAGCTGTATGAGGCGGCGCAGTCCTTGGCCGAGTCGTTGGCGCGGCACAGCCCGGCGGCGTTGCGGTTCGCCAAGCAGAGCCTGAACGCTATCGAGTACATGGACTTGAAGAGCGGCTACGAGTTCGAGCAGTCCTTGACCGGTGAGCTGTCGGGCTACGAGGACTCCAAGGAGGCGCTCAACGCCCTTCTGGAGCGCCGCACGCCTGTCTACACGGGGCGGTGA
- a CDS encoding DEAD/DEAH box helicase, giving the protein MSARERWSSTVGRRRSTRAQSISRATPGRLVRTGQPSPDAPSGKMRTVTGTIHAVLDRLRSEALDERDKGSKFERLIRAYLTSDPEWKSRFSDVWLWSDWPERAGRPDTGIDLVAANADDGGLTAIQCKFYAPGRTVAKADIDSFISASAHARFTRRIVFDTAAAWSTNAEETLAGGVAQRIDIGYLADAAIDWDQFSWTTPEIVVPTGKKALRPHQQKALDDVRAGLAEHDRGQLVMACGTGKTFTSLRIAEDLVGAGGTVLFLVPSIQLLSQSLREWMANAEVDIAPYAVCSDVRVGRRTPSDDAAQLPIDLTEPASTDPQTLLTRFEKGEQAPGRMRVVFSTYQSIDVVLQAQERGLPSFDLVVCDEAHRTTGVTLAAGDESTFVRVHDADALKAAKRLYMTATPRVFGEEVKRKATDVDAVLADMGDAEVFGPELHRLGFGQAVEADLLTDYKVLVLAVDEKYVAENFQQAMANSGEIPLDQAAKLIGCWNGLAKNFGPAATIGDGAVVDRTPMRTAVAFAQHIKASKAAAAAFPDLADRAQIDAPEDRPRLRIQAAHVDGTMGVHERNTHLSWLKETPQDGVCRVLTNARCLSEGVDVPALDAVLFLTPRGSQVDVVQSVGRVMRKAPGKELGYIVLPVVVPSGIAPEEALRDNERYKVVWQVLQALRSHDDRFHAMVNQIELNKRKPDTIEIVTVTGPTGGDGVTVPDPDQPTRKTTEQLLMEFPADEFRDAMYARIVAKVGERRYWETWAKDIADIAAAHVTRIKGLLAMPGPAADEFEHFVGGLRGNLNDSITDDAAIDMLAQHLITRPVFEALFAHSSFLAGNPVARTMENMLAVLDAHAVGAENETLEGFYDTVRKRVAGVDNAAGKQRVLVELYDKFFANAFPKTVAKLGIVYTPVEIVDFILRSADEVLRTEFGQGLTDEGVHVLDPFTGTGTFLVRLLQSGLIEPQDLARKYANELHANEILLLAYYIAAANIETTYEDLEGTPTPFPGLVLTDSFQSWEDADQQDIDVIPENNERLERQKRLPIQVIVGNPPYSAGQDSANDDNANEKYPTLDAAIRDSYAARSTATNKNSLYDSYIRAIKWATLRIKERGIVAFVTNGGFLDSNTADGMRQTLAEEFSAIHVFNLRGNQRTAGEQSRREGGKVFGGGSRATVAITLLVKKSDAAGPATIHYTDVGDYLTREQKLARVAEARSLGDLASAAITPNQHGDWLHQRAEDFGAFMPIENIFAIQSGGLKTNRDAWVYNFGREAVETSVRKLLANYNDGLVSGSRTIDSTMIAWSGSLEAAHARGQQLRFSSQASVNAIYRPFTKVVCYRDDALIERRYRIPNLFPDRHATNVGVYQVGSGSAVPFSVLALDVVPDLHVTGAGSGGQFFARWRYEKVDEFGMFDVHGDGEVVGGYRRIDNITDEALAAFTAAYPGEPISKDDIFDYVYGLLHSPEYRERYAADLKKMLPRILFAEDFRAFADAGKQLTVLHLGYETVKLYPLDGLDASGPGGDADYGFFAVRDKKMAFGKPSAEQRAAGLRHDRSVIQYNDRITLRGVPEEAYQYTLGSRSAIEWIIDRYWVKTDKASGIVNDPNDWSREVGEPRYILDLLARIVTVSMETIRVVDSLPPLGVRRDG; this is encoded by the coding sequence GTGTCCGCCAGGGAGAGGTGGTCATCGACCGTAGGCCGACGTCGGTCGACGAGGGCCCAGTCGATCTCGCGCGCTACGCCGGGCCGACTCGTCCGGACGGGGCAACCCTCTCCAGACGCACCATCGGGCAAGATGCGAACCGTGACGGGGACCATCCACGCTGTTCTGGACCGGCTTCGCAGCGAAGCGCTGGACGAGCGGGACAAGGGCAGCAAGTTCGAGCGGCTGATCAGGGCGTACCTGACCTCCGACCCCGAGTGGAAGTCGCGGTTCTCCGACGTCTGGCTGTGGTCGGACTGGCCCGAGCGCGCCGGCCGGCCGGACACCGGCATCGACCTGGTCGCGGCGAATGCCGACGACGGTGGGCTCACCGCCATCCAGTGCAAGTTCTACGCACCGGGTCGCACGGTCGCCAAGGCAGACATCGACTCATTCATCAGCGCCTCCGCGCATGCCCGCTTCACCCGGCGCATCGTGTTCGACACCGCCGCTGCGTGGTCGACCAATGCCGAGGAGACGCTGGCCGGGGGAGTGGCCCAGCGCATTGACATCGGGTACCTCGCCGACGCGGCCATCGACTGGGACCAGTTCTCCTGGACGACGCCGGAGATCGTCGTCCCGACGGGCAAGAAGGCGCTGCGCCCACACCAGCAGAAGGCGCTGGATGACGTCCGCGCCGGGCTCGCCGAGCACGACCGGGGCCAGCTGGTGATGGCCTGCGGCACCGGGAAGACGTTCACCAGCCTGCGGATCGCCGAGGACCTGGTCGGCGCGGGCGGCACCGTGCTGTTCCTGGTGCCGAGCATCCAGCTGCTGAGCCAGAGCCTGCGGGAGTGGATGGCCAACGCCGAGGTGGACATCGCGCCGTACGCGGTCTGCTCCGACGTCCGGGTCGGACGGCGCACGCCGTCCGACGACGCCGCCCAGCTCCCGATCGACCTGACCGAACCGGCGTCGACCGACCCGCAGACCCTGCTGACCCGTTTCGAGAAAGGCGAGCAGGCCCCCGGGCGCATGCGCGTGGTCTTCTCCACCTACCAGTCGATCGACGTGGTGCTCCAGGCCCAGGAGCGGGGCCTGCCGAGCTTCGACCTGGTCGTCTGCGACGAGGCGCACCGCACCACCGGCGTCACTCTGGCCGCGGGGGACGAGTCGACGTTCGTCCGGGTGCACGACGCCGACGCCCTGAAGGCGGCCAAGCGGCTCTACATGACCGCGACCCCGCGGGTGTTCGGAGAGGAGGTCAAGCGCAAGGCGACCGATGTCGACGCGGTGCTGGCCGACATGGGCGACGCCGAGGTCTTTGGCCCCGAGCTGCACAGGCTCGGCTTCGGGCAGGCGGTCGAGGCCGACCTGCTCACCGACTACAAGGTGCTGGTTCTGGCGGTCGACGAGAAGTACGTCGCGGAGAACTTCCAGCAGGCCATGGCCAACTCCGGAGAGATCCCGCTCGACCAGGCGGCGAAGCTGATCGGCTGCTGGAACGGTCTGGCGAAGAACTTCGGACCGGCGGCGACCATCGGCGATGGTGCGGTCGTCGACCGGACACCGATGCGGACGGCGGTGGCCTTCGCCCAGCACATCAAAGCGTCCAAGGCGGCGGCTGCGGCGTTCCCCGACCTCGCCGACCGGGCGCAGATCGACGCGCCCGAGGACCGGCCGCGACTCCGCATTCAAGCGGCGCACGTCGACGGCACGATGGGGGTGCACGAGCGCAACACCCACCTGTCCTGGCTGAAGGAGACCCCGCAGGACGGCGTGTGTCGGGTGCTCACCAATGCCCGGTGCCTGTCCGAAGGCGTCGACGTGCCGGCGCTGGACGCCGTCCTGTTCCTCACTCCGCGTGGCTCGCAGGTGGACGTCGTGCAATCCGTCGGCCGGGTGATGCGCAAGGCGCCCGGCAAGGAGCTCGGCTACATCGTGCTGCCGGTGGTGGTGCCCAGCGGCATCGCCCCGGAGGAGGCGCTGCGGGACAACGAGCGCTACAAGGTCGTCTGGCAGGTGCTGCAGGCGCTGCGCAGCCACGACGACCGGTTCCACGCGATGGTCAACCAGATCGAGCTGAACAAGCGCAAGCCCGACACCATCGAGATCGTCACCGTCACCGGCCCCACGGGCGGCGACGGCGTGACCGTGCCCGACCCGGACCAGCCCACGCGGAAGACCACCGAGCAGCTGCTCATGGAGTTCCCGGCCGACGAGTTCCGCGACGCGATGTACGCGCGGATCGTCGCCAAGGTCGGCGAACGCCGTTACTGGGAGACCTGGGCGAAGGACATCGCCGACATCGCCGCCGCGCACGTCACACGTATCAAGGGGCTGCTCGCTATGCCCGGACCGGCGGCCGACGAGTTCGAGCACTTCGTCGGGGGCCTGCGCGGCAACCTGAACGACTCGATCACGGACGACGCCGCGATCGACATGCTGGCCCAGCACCTCATCACCCGGCCGGTGTTCGAGGCGCTGTTCGCCCACTCGAGCTTCCTGGCTGGCAACCCGGTCGCGCGGACGATGGAGAACATGCTCGCGGTGCTCGATGCGCACGCTGTGGGCGCCGAGAACGAGACGCTCGAGGGCTTCTACGACACCGTGCGCAAGCGGGTGGCCGGGGTGGACAACGCGGCCGGCAAGCAGCGGGTGCTGGTCGAGCTGTACGACAAATTCTTCGCCAACGCGTTCCCGAAGACGGTGGCGAAGCTCGGCATCGTCTACACGCCGGTGGAGATCGTGGACTTCATCCTGCGCTCGGCCGACGAGGTGCTGCGCACGGAGTTCGGCCAAGGGCTGACCGACGAAGGCGTGCACGTCCTCGACCCGTTCACCGGCACCGGCACCTTCCTGGTGCGGCTGTTGCAGAGCGGGCTGATCGAGCCCCAGGACCTGGCTCGCAAGTACGCGAACGAGCTGCACGCCAACGAAATCCTGCTGCTTGCCTACTACATCGCGGCGGCCAACATCGAAACGACCTACGAGGACCTGGAGGGGACACCGACCCCGTTCCCCGGCCTCGTGCTCACCGACAGCTTCCAGTCGTGGGAGGACGCAGACCAGCAGGACATCGACGTCATCCCGGAGAACAACGAGCGGTTGGAGCGGCAGAAGCGGCTGCCGATCCAGGTCATCGTCGGGAACCCGCCCTACTCGGCGGGGCAGGACAGCGCCAACGACGACAACGCCAACGAAAAGTACCCGACCCTGGACGCCGCGATCCGGGACTCCTACGCGGCACGGTCGACAGCGACCAACAAGAACTCGCTCTACGACTCCTACATCCGGGCGATCAAGTGGGCAACCCTACGCATCAAGGAGCGTGGGATCGTCGCGTTCGTGACCAACGGGGGATTCCTCGATTCGAACACGGCCGACGGCATGCGGCAGACCCTCGCTGAGGAATTCTCTGCGATTCACGTGTTTAACCTGCGCGGAAACCAGCGGACGGCGGGTGAGCAGTCGCGCCGTGAAGGTGGCAAGGTTTTCGGCGGTGGTAGTCGGGCCACGGTGGCGATCACTCTGCTGGTCAAGAAGTCTGACGCGGCGGGACCGGCGACGATCCACTACACCGATGTCGGCGACTATCTGACCCGTGAGCAGAAGCTTGCTCGTGTCGCCGAAGCACGTAGCCTTGGCGACTTGGCGTCAGCCGCCATCACCCCCAACCAGCACGGAGACTGGCTGCATCAGCGCGCCGAGGACTTCGGCGCCTTCATGCCCATCGAGAACATCTTTGCAATTCAGTCCGGCGGTCTCAAGACGAACCGGGATGCCTGGGTCTACAACTTTGGCAGGGAGGCTGTTGAGACATCAGTCCGCAAACTCTTAGCTAACTACAACGACGGGCTGGTCTCGGGCAGCCGAACCATTGATTCGACCATGATCGCGTGGAGCGGCAGCCTGGAGGCGGCTCATGCCCGCGGGCAGCAACTCCGCTTCAGCAGTCAGGCGAGTGTGAACGCCATCTATCGACCGTTCACCAAGGTGGTGTGCTACCGCGACGACGCTCTTATCGAACGCCGATACCGTATTCCGAACCTCTTTCCCGATCGGCACGCTACGAATGTCGGCGTGTACCAGGTGGGGTCTGGATCCGCCGTCCCCTTCTCTGTTCTTGCGCTGGATGTAGTTCCCGACCTACATGTCACGGGAGCAGGCTCGGGCGGTCAATTCTTCGCGCGGTGGCGGTACGAGAAGGTCGACGAGTTCGGAATGTTCGACGTCCACGGTGATGGTGAGGTGGTCGGCGGCTACCGGCGCATTGACAACATCACCGACGAGGCTCTGGCGGCGTTTACCGCGGCCTACCCGGGGGAGCCGATCAGCAAGGATGACATCTTCGACTACGTCTACGGCCTGCTGCACTCGCCGGAGTACCGCGAGCGCTACGCCGCGGATCTGAAGAAGATGCTTCCGCGCATCCTGTTCGCCGAGGATTTCCGCGCTTTCGCCGACGCAGGTAAGCAGTTGACCGTACTGCACCTGGGCTACGAGACCGTCAAGCTTTACCCGCTGGACGGGCTCGACGCCTCCGGTCCTGGTGGCGACGCGGACTACGGGTTCTTCGCCGTCCGGGACAAGAAGATGGCCTTCGGCAAGCCGAGTGCGGAGCAGAGGGCCGCGGGTCTGCGACACGACCGGTCGGTGATCCAGTACAACGACCGGATCACCCTGCGCGGCGTCCCAGAGGAGGCATACCAGTACACGTTGGGAAGCCGGTCGGCGATCGAGTGGATCATCGACCGATATTGGGTGAAGACCGACAAGGCGTCGGGCATCGTCAATGACCCCAACGACTGGTCCCGCGAAGTCGGCGAACCGCGCTACATCCTCGACCTGCTTGCCCGCATCGTCACAGTCTCCATGGAGACGATCAGGGTGGTGGACTCGCTGCCCCCGCTTGGGGTCCGCCGCGACGGGTGA
- a CDS encoding acyl-CoA dehydrogenase family protein yields the protein MKVVSMVDLAAYRAQAQQWLAAAEVPHVPLDLDERFAVLREWQHTLFDAGWIGVSWSREAGGQGLTSMHQLVFAEELARARAPMPIGLIGLDVVGPSIDRHGQPWQREELLPKLLSGEHIWCQGFSEPNAGSDLASLRTRAVVDGDDFVISGQKVWTSWAHKSQWCALLVRTDPDVHKNAGISYVLVDMSSPGITPRPLEQMTGDREFCEVFFDEVRVPRRNLVGELNQGWSVATHTLGIERAAYTVRRRVDYEVAFEDAVAALRAGDLPGPETALGRRVRVALGRAQIALRVLGAQTRQTVRRLDAGEVPTPEDSVDKLLLNGIEQTVFGSIAELLGPSRALSGSTPLGLEADRWVHDHLYSRSASIYGGTSQVQRNIISERLLGLPRG from the coding sequence GTGAAGGTCGTGTCGATGGTGGACCTGGCGGCCTATCGCGCCCAGGCGCAGCAATGGCTGGCTGCGGCCGAGGTTCCGCATGTGCCGTTGGACCTGGATGAGCGGTTCGCTGTGCTGCGCGAGTGGCAGCACACGCTGTTCGACGCTGGCTGGATCGGCGTCAGTTGGAGTCGGGAGGCCGGTGGGCAGGGTCTGACGTCGATGCATCAACTCGTGTTCGCGGAGGAGTTGGCACGTGCCCGGGCGCCGATGCCGATTGGCCTGATCGGGCTCGATGTGGTCGGCCCGTCCATCGACCGTCATGGTCAGCCGTGGCAGCGAGAGGAGTTGTTGCCGAAGCTGCTGTCCGGCGAGCACATCTGGTGTCAGGGGTTCTCCGAACCGAACGCAGGCTCCGACCTCGCCTCCCTGCGGACTCGGGCGGTGGTCGACGGCGACGACTTCGTGATCTCGGGACAGAAGGTGTGGACGAGCTGGGCGCACAAGTCACAGTGGTGCGCGTTGCTGGTCCGCACCGATCCGGACGTCCACAAGAACGCCGGCATCAGCTACGTCCTGGTGGACATGAGTTCACCGGGGATCACTCCGCGCCCTCTAGAGCAGATGACCGGCGACCGTGAGTTCTGCGAGGTGTTCTTCGACGAGGTGAGGGTGCCGCGCCGGAACCTGGTGGGCGAGTTGAACCAGGGCTGGTCGGTCGCCACCCACACGCTGGGCATCGAGCGTGCCGCCTACACCGTGCGCCGACGCGTCGACTACGAGGTCGCGTTCGAGGACGCCGTGGCTGCCCTGCGTGCCGGTGACCTGCCGGGGCCGGAGACCGCGCTCGGACGGCGTGTTCGCGTGGCGCTCGGACGGGCGCAGATCGCGTTGCGAGTCTTGGGAGCTCAGACCCGCCAGACCGTCAGGCGTTTGGACGCCGGCGAGGTTCCGACTCCCGAGGACTCGGTGGACAAGCTGCTCCTGAACGGCATCGAGCAAACCGTGTTCGGCTCGATCGCCGAGCTGCTGGGGCCGTCGCGGGCGCTGTCCGGATCGACGCCCCTCGGGCTTGAGGCCGACCGTTGGGTGCATGACCACCTCTACTCACGGTCAGCCTCGATCTACGGGGGCACTTCGCAGGTCCAGCGCAACATCATCTCCGAGCGACTTCTGGGACTTCCCCGTGGCTGA